AGTGGTTGCCAGACGTATATCGGGCCAGAGGATTACCCGGACGGAAATTCTGCGCTGATGTTCGCACTGCGCTTTTTCTACGAGGTAATTCAAAACAAGAAAAGCGTGGAAGAAGCTTTTCGAATCGCAAAAGCAACTGATGAAGAAACTGAGATGTATCAGCTTTATGTAAAAGAGTAATTGCAACGCAAAGGGAGCCTTGAACTAGGCTCTTTTTGCATTCTTATGCCTGAAAAGTCTTAGGTGTACCATTCGTCTTTGTCGAAAATTGTCAGGCTATTATTCTTGTTGACAGTCATATTTTGGATTATGGTAGGGGAGATTCACTTCAATAAAGGAGGTATTCCCTTGAAAAAAATGGCATTTTTCATAGTGGCTTTTGCCATCATGTTGGCTGGATGTAGCTCCGGGCAATCAACGGATACGGCAGCACCTGCGCTAGCAACACCAACTGGTACGGCTCCAGTACCTGAGGCAACCGCGCCAGCTACCTCAGCAACACCTGCCGCAGAAGCGACTGCTCCTGCGGCGACAGAGAAAGCAAAGATCACGAAGAGTGAATTTGAACAGATTGAAAATGGGATGAGCTTTGAGGAAGTAAAAAAAATAGTGGGCGGGGAAGGCGAACTGCTCGCTGAGGTTGGTAAAGCAGGAGAGGAAGGACACACGATCGTCTACATGTATGAGGGAGAAGGGACGATTGGAGCAAATGCGAATTTCTCTTTCCGAGGCGGGATTCTGCAAGTAAAATCGCAAATCGGATTGCAATAGGATGAAAAAGGGCGCAGGCAAATGCTTGCGTCCTTTTTGCTTAGTAGGTCATGGTACAGGCAAAATGTCCGCGATGCGCATACAGTACTGTGTCTAAGGAAAGGAGGAGGCAGAATGGGTATCTTTAATGGCTTTGATGACTTTGCTCTGATCCTGGTATTGTTTGTTTTGCTTGTCATTGTTGGATGTGATTGTGATTAGGAAATGGGTTTAGCAAAAGAGTAATGCAAAGGGACATACATTCCCTTTGCATTATTCATTTATGAAACGAGGTGAGAGTGAAGAGTGGCTAGACAAATGAATGGCTTTACTCCTGAATTTGCCGATTGGCTGAAATCAAATAAGGTCTCGATCAGAAAGCTGCAGAAAAACCCCGAATCTCTGGGGCGGTATTATCAAGAGTGGACAAAAACGGGCCGTCGGGCGAGAAGAGAGCCTCGACCACCACTGCTTTCTAATCTAAACCTGGATATAGGCACAATCGTCAATGGTGTACGAGTCGCGAACGAGGTATTCAAAACTTTCCAAGGAACGAAT
This genomic stretch from Brevibacillus sp. DP1.3A harbors:
- a CDS encoding YjcZ family sporulation protein produces the protein MGIFNGFDDFALILVLFVLLVIVGCDCD